Proteins from a genomic interval of Fusarium oxysporum Fo47 chromosome I, complete sequence:
- a CDS encoding heterokaryon incompatibility protein Het-C-domain-containing protein — protein sequence MFTFRSHSLLVGLVILVALASPAFAFGAGNIASISKVEGQNWRHGDITDALLILSQAKALNGKKFNKINVSRVYFGNWLRDYSQAIDVGTVKSVSAEAIRLLLCVLGFMTFGYGSGEFEVTAERLGCYRPEDHIDNPKDYAENVDARQYDERLRGPVDEDRELAIDPETGMKNYIANERARIMTSARHVKKLFTGTIELGRRYKDSQRKADKYEALRLMGTGLHCLEDFFAHSNYCELALIELGERDVFPHVGRNTQIEIEGARGPVYPIVTGTFGGVDFLHSVTGEVSDKLTQNEIEELEGTLQQGAKSDTSMLRDLLDKIPDGIFGDKHQSDRVDELQNNAAAAQMENTTVSPRDPEEFTIYIQNVFKQVMPAIEFHDDIMKSISGAIEKIPVLPKIIEQLEEQLSVFIFSIIAPFIVPLIQQIRNELKTGSDEIIASSEREQHIVFHDDDSSNPTHSMLSKDHFSNILNEIAGRNAAAVVQWVVPQLMDAIDDESVDVDRLLDDIVNGVMHHPAQRDLGSRKVQEGRRRSYEGVKEWWNNMGDRQRDDYRQKLTREGVQNGENHKEGVVDTGHGHGCAGKLQMRKLYGGGPETLEDKIAGAAADAIFKGATGAISGMVEQNTGYKMPSSSRKEEKEESGLSGFLSQAGSILGGAFGSDETKRQSSSHREDDGSYTRTEVEYGRHGDRYGQAEYSQTQRPDGSQQSEYRRYEQQDSSDGRHTGGYGYEERTETHQSYSGGYEQRTERHEYSGSTESHGRRRDDDDGGYGGRRHDEGGYGGGSSYGRQEESSYGGNSGYGRQESNYGGNSSYGRQEESSYGGGYGGSHERRDEGGYGGRSGGYERREEGGYGGSGGYERREESGGYGRREEGGYGGDNYGRRDEGGFGGGSADEYLRQSQGRHGRERRGSNEYDDNGYGGDRRW from the exons ATGTTTACCTTCAGATCTCACAGCCTCCTGGTGGGGCTTGTTATCCTCGTTGCTCTGGCTTCTCCAGCCTTTGCTTTCGGTGCTGGTAACATTGCTTCAATCTCCAAGGTCGAAGGTCAAAACT GGCGCCACGGCGATATCACCGATGCACTCTTGATCCTTTCGCAGGCTAAGGCCCTCAATGGcaagaagttcaacaagatcaacgtTTCGCGAGTCTACTTTGGAAACTGGCTTCGAGATTACTCTCAGGCCATCGATGTCGGTACTGTCAAGTCGGTCTCTGCTGAGGCCATCCGTCTTCTACTTTGTGTCCTCGGTTTCATGACCTTCGGCTACGGCTCTGGAGAGTTCGAGGTCACTGCTGAGCGACTCGGATGCTACCGCCCTGAGGACCACATCGACAACCCCAAAGACTACGCCGAGAATGTCGATGCCCGTCAGTATGATGAACGCCTCCGTGGGCCAGTCGACGAGGATCGAGAACTGGCTATCGACCCTGAAACAGGAATGAAGAACTACATTGCGAACGAGCGTGCACGTATCATGACCTCCGCTAGGcacgtcaagaagctctttaCTGGTACTATCGAGCTTGGTCGTCGATACAAGGACTCTCAGCGAAAGGCAGACAAGTACGAGGCTCTCCGCCTCATGGGAACTGGGCTGCACTGCCTGGAAG ATTTCTTTGCCCACAGCAACTACTGTGAGCTGGCCCTAATTGAGCTCGGAGAGCGTGATGTCTTCCCCCACGTTGGTCGTAACACACAGATCGAAATTGAGGGTGCCCGTGGTCCCGTCTATCCTATTGTCACTGGCACTTTCGGTGGTGTTGACTTCTTGCACTCAGTTACTGGTGAAG TGTCCGACAAGCTCACTCAGAACGAAATTGAGGAGCTCGAGGGTACTCTCCAGCAGGGTGCCAAGTCTGACACCAGCATGCTTCGTGACCTTCTGGATAAGATCCCTGATGGCATCTTTGGGGATAAGCACCAGAGTGACCGGGTCGACGAGCTCCAGAacaatgctgctgctgctcagaTGGAGAACACCACTGTGTCTCCTCGTGATCCCGAGGAATTCACCATCTACATCCAGAATGTCTTTAAGCAAGTCATGCCTGCTATTGAATTCCACGATGACATCATGAAGAGCATTTCGGGTGCTATTGAGAAGATTCCTGTGCTCCCCAAGATCATCGAGCAACTGGAAGAACAGCTCtccgtcttcatcttctccatcattGCTCCTTTCATTGTTCCTCTCATCCAGCAGATCCGCAATGAGCTCAAGACTGGTTCTGATGAGATCATTGCTAGCAGTGAGCGTGAGCAGCACATTGTCTTCCACGACGATGATTCTAGCAACCCCACTCACTCTATGCTTTCCAAGGATCACTTTTCCAAC ATCTTGAACGAGATTGCTGGCCGAAACGCTGCTGCGGTGGTGCAATGGGTTGTTCCTCAGCTCATGGATGCTATCGATGACGAGAGTGTCGACGTGGATAGACTCCTCGACGATATCGTCAACGGTGTGATGCATCATCCTGCTCAGCGTGACCTCGGAAGCCGCAAGGTTCAAGAGGGTCGTCGCCGCTCCTACGAAGGTGTCAAGGAGTGGTGGAACAACATGGGTGACCGCCAGCGTGATGATTACCGTCAGAAGCTGACCCGAGAAGGCGTTCAGAATGGTGAGAACCACAAGGAGGGTGTTGTCGACACTGGTCACGGCCACGGATGTGCTGGCAAGCTACAGATGCGAAAGCTGTACGGCGGTGGCCCTGAGACCCTCGAGGACAAGATTGCTGGTGCTGCGGCCGACGCTATCTTTAAGGGTGCTACCGGCGCCATCTCTGGCATGGTTGAGCAGAACACCGGCTACAAGATGCCCTCTTCTTCCCgtaaggaggagaaggaggagagtGGTCTCAGCGGCTTCCTCAGCCAGGCTGGCTCCATCCTTGGCGGTGCTTTCGGCAGTGATGAGACTAAGAGACAGTCCAGCAGTCACCGCGAGGATGATGGTTCCTACACTAGAACTGAAGTAGAGTATGGTCGCCACGGTGATCGCTACGGCCAGGCTGAGTATTCTCAGACACAGCGCCCTGACGGTAGCCAGCAGTCGGAGTATCGTCGATACGAGCAGCAAGACTCCTCGGATGGCCGTCACACCGGTGGCTATGGCTATGAGGAGCGAACTGAGACTCACCAGAGTTACTCTGGAGGCTACGAGCAGCGCACTGAGCGACATGAGTACTCCGGCTCAACTGAGAGCCACGGCCGTCgtcgtgatgatgatgacggtggCTACGGTGGTCGTCGTCACGATGAAGGCGGCTATGGTGGTGGTAGCAGCTACGGCCGACAGGAGGAGAGCAGCTATGGCGGAAACAGTGGTTACGGTCGCCAAGAGAGCAACTACGGTGGCAACAGCAGCTATGGACGTCAAGAGGAGAGCAGCTATGGTGGAGGCTATGGAGGAAGCCATGAACGCCGCGATGAGGGCGGCTACGGTGGTCGTAGTGGTGGTTACGAGCGTCGTGAAGAGGGCGGATATGGCGGCAGTGGTGGCTATGAGCGTCGAGAGGAGAGCGGCGGTTACGGTCGCCGTGAGGAGGGTGGATATGGGGGTGACAACTACGGACGCCGAGATGAAGGTGGCTTTGGCGGAGGCTCTGCTGATGAGTATCTTCGACAGAGCCAGGGACGCCATGGACGTGAGCGCCGTGGTAGCAACGAATATGACGATAATGGCTATGGTGGTGACCGACGTTGGTAA